A region from the Beduinella massiliensis genome encodes:
- a CDS encoding histidine kinase has product MMKQKHKGKASLCQLIVAAFVISVIPLYVFFLTFINMSFKSNRETIFQTIRYECESAMQGIERSIQSIQTRQFELLEDDTVTRLAFPKYSTGSAYERVSDIKKVQSALRLVVSLNDIIDTISIYYPEKGFVLSQNAESGYKAIENLETLHWLNDVYKNAKGMLATREDIFLVTASTARGAAKLEPSMMLPQVVIITKVSVKTLEQELQIHAGTEQGKDFLLLSGRSVITSTLESEKQADFVCAIVEKEGIESATPLKVGKELYTVFGAGSFLSEWKLYEAVNESVAFRRINDLKIFIPLITVFVFIVINTFIFLVYGRLYRPMKRLTESFLRVKQGDFAVALKGARTSDIESVYQSFNEMTGELKRHIETEYTQQLLLKDAELKQLQFQISPHFLYNSFFILQSFLEEEEYESAEHMTNVLGTYLRYITRNRQPFSTLEEEDRHARAYMEIQQIRFMRTLKTNFSELPSEIADVRVPRLILQPLIENAFAYGIAKEQIGVIEVKYRVSSSRIEVLVEDSGSGNQFEHLEKIQAILAQKDTGYVGIALNNIHSRLRGVYGEGSGLRAEASPLGGVRMIILIDRGEADDSCFNRGR; this is encoded by the coding sequence ATGATGAAACAGAAGCACAAGGGAAAGGCGTCGCTCTGTCAACTGATTGTCGCTGCTTTTGTTATCAGTGTCATACCACTCTACGTCTTTTTTCTCACATTTATCAACATGAGCTTTAAAAGCAACCGGGAAACCATCTTTCAGACCATTAGATATGAATGCGAATCCGCTATGCAGGGAATAGAACGCAGTATCCAATCCATCCAGACGCGGCAGTTTGAGCTCTTGGAAGACGATACCGTAACAAGGCTGGCATTTCCAAAGTACAGCACCGGCAGCGCATATGAACGCGTTTCGGATATTAAGAAAGTTCAGTCTGCGCTGCGTTTGGTCGTCAGTCTGAACGACATCATAGATACGATATCGATTTATTATCCGGAGAAAGGATTCGTTTTAAGCCAAAATGCGGAATCTGGGTATAAAGCTATAGAAAATCTAGAGACGTTGCACTGGCTGAATGATGTATACAAAAATGCAAAGGGCATGCTAGCAACGCGAGAGGACATCTTCTTGGTAACCGCATCGACGGCGCGCGGTGCCGCCAAGCTGGAGCCTTCTATGATGTTACCACAGGTTGTCATTATCACCAAAGTTTCGGTCAAAACGCTGGAACAAGAGCTCCAAATCCATGCAGGGACTGAGCAGGGAAAGGATTTTCTGCTCCTTAGCGGACGGTCGGTCATCACTTCGACTCTCGAAAGCGAAAAGCAGGCAGACTTCGTTTGCGCGATAGTGGAAAAAGAAGGTATTGAAAGCGCAACTCCCCTTAAAGTTGGTAAAGAGTTGTACACGGTATTCGGCGCGGGATCGTTTCTTTCTGAGTGGAAGTTATACGAAGCTGTGAATGAATCGGTCGCTTTTCGACGCATAAACGATCTAAAGATTTTCATCCCCCTCATTACGGTTTTTGTGTTTATCGTGATAAACACCTTTATCTTTTTGGTTTATGGCAGATTGTACCGTCCAATGAAGCGGTTGACGGAATCATTTTTGCGAGTAAAACAAGGAGATTTTGCAGTAGCGCTGAAAGGAGCGAGAACTAGCGATATCGAATCGGTTTATCAGAGTTTTAACGAGATGACAGGAGAACTCAAACGGCATATAGAGACGGAATATACACAGCAACTTCTCTTAAAAGATGCAGAGCTCAAGCAACTGCAATTTCAAATCAGTCCACATTTTCTTTATAATTCCTTTTTCATCCTCCAAAGCTTTCTTGAAGAAGAGGAGTACGAAAGCGCAGAACACATGACGAATGTATTGGGAACCTATCTGCGATATATCACGCGAAACAGACAACCCTTTTCCACGCTTGAAGAAGAGGATAGACATGCCAGGGCGTATATGGAGATACAGCAGATTCGTTTTATGCGCACGCTGAAGACAAATTTTTCGGAGCTCCCATCGGAGATTGCAGATGTACGGGTTCCTCGCCTCATCTTACAGCCTTTGATCGAAAATGCATTTGCTTATGGCATCGCCAAAGAACAAATTGGTGTGATTGAGGTGAAATATCGAGTTTCTTCCAGTCGGATCGAAGTCCTTGTGGAGGACAGCGGTAGCGGAAATCAGTTTGAACACCTTGAAAAGATCCAGGCTATTTTAGCACAGAAGGACACAGGATATGTCGGCATTGCGCTTAACAATATTCACTCCCGCCTTCGTGGTGTGTATGGTGAAGGCAGCGGACTGCGAGCAGAAGCGTCCCCGCTTGGAGGTGTGCGGATGATTATATTGATTGACAGGGGAGAAGCGGATGATTCGTGTTTTAATCGTGGACGATGA
- a CDS encoding PH domain-containing protein gives MMSDTPYQWHDRKRTLFGLPWSFTVYKLTDEKLLIETGFFNKKEEEVRLYRIMDVTLKRSLGERLFGLGTIHCCSADKSTPEFDIKRVKHSAQVKEMLSDMVESQRELKRVSSREFMQSSEDEDNLL, from the coding sequence ATGATGAGCGATACACCCTATCAATGGCATGACCGCAAGCGCACACTTTTTGGGCTCCCCTGGTCCTTTACCGTTTACAAGCTGACGGATGAAAAGCTGTTGATTGAGACGGGTTTTTTTAACAAGAAGGAAGAAGAGGTCCGCCTTTACCGGATTATGGACGTGACCCTGAAGCGCTCGCTGGGAGAGCGGCTCTTCGGCCTGGGCACTATCCACTGCTGTTCTGCGGACAAATCGACCCCGGAGTTCGACATCAAGCGCGTCAAGCATTCTGCGCAGGTCAAAGAGATGCTTTCCGACATGGTAGAGTCTCAGCGTGAGCTGAAGCGGGTCAGCAGCCGTGAATTCATGCAGTCCAGCGAAGACGAGGATAATTTGCTGTAA
- the ilvA gene encoding threonine ammonia-lyase — protein MNVSLGMVLEAREHLKGVVHRTDLVPSKPLSNGEYQVYLKSESLQDTGSFKVRGAYIKIASLTPEERAAGVIASSAGNHAQGVALAARTFDVPATIVMPEGAPIAKVKATRELGATVVLHGTVYDDAFAYACKLQKESGATFIHPFNDPMVIAGQGTIGLEIVDDMPDVDAIVVPIGGGGLAAGIAVAVKSLHPNIRVIGVEAAGAACMKASREAGHVVTLDSAKTIADGIAVKTPGDETFEICNKYLDDIVAVDDDEIAQTVLYLMERCKIVTEGAGAAAVAAIMGHKFECRGKVAAVLSGGNIDVTMLSRIIEKGMLKAGRMIKLRVVMEDKPGQLTLTSRIIAECGGNVVQVHHDRSCVELGINHALLEVSVETQDRDHAERIIGEIKRNGFSLLA, from the coding sequence ATGAACGTTTCATTGGGTATGGTGCTGGAGGCGCGCGAGCACCTGAAAGGCGTCGTGCATCGCACGGATCTGGTTCCCTCCAAACCGCTGAGCAACGGGGAGTATCAGGTCTACCTCAAGTCAGAAAGCCTGCAGGATACGGGCTCGTTCAAGGTGCGCGGCGCCTACATCAAGATCGCCAGCCTGACGCCGGAAGAGCGTGCCGCGGGCGTCATCGCTTCCTCTGCAGGCAACCACGCGCAGGGCGTCGCGCTGGCGGCCCGCACGTTCGACGTGCCGGCCACCATCGTTATGCCGGAGGGCGCGCCGATCGCCAAGGTAAAAGCGACGCGCGAGCTGGGGGCGACCGTCGTGCTGCACGGCACCGTCTACGACGACGCCTTTGCGTACGCTTGCAAGCTGCAAAAGGAAAGCGGAGCGACGTTCATCCATCCCTTTAACGACCCCATGGTCATCGCAGGACAGGGCACGATCGGCCTTGAAATCGTGGACGACATGCCGGATGTCGACGCCATCGTCGTGCCCATCGGCGGCGGCGGACTCGCGGCAGGCATCGCGGTGGCCGTCAAATCCCTGCACCCGAACATCCGCGTCATCGGCGTGGAGGCGGCGGGCGCGGCCTGCATGAAGGCGTCGCGCGAGGCGGGGCACGTCGTCACGCTCGACAGCGCGAAGACCATCGCCGACGGCATCGCAGTCAAGACGCCGGGCGACGAAACGTTTGAAATCTGCAATAAGTACCTGGACGACATCGTCGCCGTGGACGACGACGAGATCGCTCAGACGGTGCTCTACCTCATGGAGCGCTGCAAGATCGTGACCGAGGGCGCGGGCGCAGCGGCGGTGGCGGCCATCATGGGTCACAAGTTCGAGTGCAGGGGCAAGGTAGCGGCGGTGCTTTCAGGCGGCAACATCGACGTTACGATGCTTTCACGGATTATCGAGAAGGGCATGCTCAAGGCGGGGCGCATGATCAAGCTGCGCGTCGTCATGGAGGACAAGCCGGGCCAACTCACCCTGACCTCGCGCATCATCGCCGAATGCGGCGGCAACGTCGTGCAGGTGCATCACGATCGCTCCTGTGTGGAGCTTGGAATCAACCATGCGCTTTTGGAGGTCTCCGTGGAGACGCAGGACCGTGACCATGCGGAACGCATCATCGGCGAGATCAAGCGCAACGGCTTTTCCCTTCTGGCCTGA
- a CDS encoding TrmH family RNA methyltransferase → MQEITSTQNEKIRALKALSQKKGREEAGCFLVESVKMVREAADSMQVLTVLVDASHVDALMPLLDKLEGMGTQVLRAPEHVLKSVSDAKTPQGILASVRMPKAPQRLAGTRLVALDGVQDPGNVGTILRTADAAGFDGALLGDGCADVFGPKALRATMGSIFRVPVLRVPELPASLTAYREAGYSVVTSELDGSPFYQRKDVGERFVLVIGSEARGVSDAVSRVATHRLKLPMRGGAESLNAAVAAGIMLYELTRPADEGR, encoded by the coding sequence ATGCAGGAAATCACCAGCACTCAGAATGAAAAGATACGCGCGCTCAAGGCGCTTTCGCAGAAAAAGGGCCGGGAAGAAGCCGGCTGCTTTCTGGTGGAAAGCGTCAAGATGGTGCGCGAGGCCGCGGACAGCATGCAGGTGCTGACGGTGCTGGTGGACGCTTCGCATGTGGATGCTCTTATGCCCCTGCTTGACAAGCTGGAGGGCATGGGAACGCAGGTGCTGCGCGCGCCTGAGCACGTGCTCAAGAGCGTCAGCGACGCCAAGACGCCGCAGGGTATTTTGGCCAGCGTGCGCATGCCCAAAGCGCCGCAGCGCCTCGCGGGCACACGCTTGGTGGCGCTGGACGGCGTGCAGGATCCGGGGAATGTCGGCACGATTCTGCGCACCGCAGACGCCGCCGGATTTGACGGCGCGCTCCTGGGCGACGGCTGCGCGGACGTATTCGGCCCCAAGGCGCTGCGCGCGACGATGGGTTCGATCTTTCGTGTGCCGGTGCTGCGCGTGCCTGAGCTTCCGGCGTCGCTTACGGCTTATCGGGAAGCGGGCTATTCGGTCGTCACCAGCGAGCTGGACGGTTCGCCTTTTTACCAGCGAAAGGACGTGGGCGAACGCTTCGTGCTCGTCATCGGCAGCGAGGCGCGCGGCGTGTCAGACGCGGTATCCAGGGTGGCCACGCACCGGTTGAAGCTGCCGATGCGCGGGGGCGCGGAATCACTAAACGCGGCAGTTGCTGCGGGCATCATGCTTTACGAGCTGACGCGGCCCGCAGACGAAGGGAGATAA
- the rplT gene encoding 50S ribosomal protein L20, with product MARIKGAVNAHKKRRKIMKLAKGYYGSKSKQYRAASEQVRRSLRYAYIGRKLRKRDFRTLWISRINAAARMNGMSYSTFINGLKKQNIEVNRKMLADLAVNDAAAFAKIVELAKKA from the coding sequence ATGGCAAGAATTAAAGGGGCTGTGAACGCCCATAAGAAGCGCAGGAAGATCATGAAGCTGGCGAAGGGCTACTACGGCTCCAAGTCCAAGCAATACCGTGCCGCGAGCGAACAGGTCCGCCGTTCGCTACGCTATGCCTACATCGGACGCAAACTGCGCAAGCGTGACTTCCGTACCCTGTGGATCTCCCGTATTAACGCGGCGGCCCGCATGAACGGCATGTCCTACTCCACCTTCATCAACGGCCTGAAGAAGCAGAACATCGAGGTCAACCGCAAGATGCTGGCCGACCTCGCCGTGAACGACGCGGCTGCTTTCGCGAAGATCGTCGAGCTGGCTAAGAAGGCGTAA
- the rpmI gene encoding 50S ribosomal protein L35 has translation MPKQKTHRGAAKRLSLTKNGLVKRAKAYKSHILNKKSTKRKRNLRKTDYVAATEAKTMKKLIPYK, from the coding sequence ATGCCTAAGCAGAAAACGCATCGTGGTGCGGCGAAACGCCTGTCTCTCACCAAGAACGGCCTCGTCAAGCGCGCCAAGGCTTATAAGAGCCACATCTTGAACAAGAAGTCCACCAAGCGTAAGCGCAACCTGCGCAAGACGGATTACGTCGCCGCAACGGAAGCCAAGACGATGAAGAAGCTCATCCCGTACAAGTAA
- the infC gene encoding translation initiation factor IF-3, translating to MINEGIRDREVRVIDQNGEQLGVMMTRKALELAEQAALDLVKIVPNAKPPVCKLMDYDKYRYEQSKREREIRKNQKVVSLKEVQLSATIEENDIQTKAKNALRFLSDGDKVKVSIRFRGRQITHTEIGMRVMQDFVERVKDAAVVERRPLVEGRHMIMILAPKDPGKETKQTAPKE from the coding sequence ATGATCAACGAGGGAATTCGCGACCGCGAGGTGCGTGTAATCGATCAAAACGGCGAACAGCTTGGCGTCATGATGACGCGCAAGGCGCTGGAACTGGCAGAGCAGGCGGCGCTCGACCTGGTGAAGATCGTACCCAACGCAAAGCCGCCGGTTTGCAAGCTGATGGATTACGACAAGTACCGCTACGAACAATCCAAGCGCGAGCGCGAGATCCGCAAGAATCAAAAGGTCGTATCCCTGAAGGAGGTTCAGCTCTCCGCCACGATCGAGGAAAACGACATCCAGACCAAGGCGAAGAACGCGCTGCGTTTCCTCTCCGACGGGGATAAGGTGAAGGTATCGATTCGCTTTCGCGGCAGACAGATTACGCATACCGAGATCGGCATGCGCGTGATGCAGGATTTCGTGGAACGTGTAAAGGACGCCGCCGTCGTTGAGCGCAGGCCGCTCGTCGAAGGGCGCCACATGATCATGATCCTCGCACCCAAAGACCCCGGCAAGGAAACCAAGCAAACGGCTCCTAAAGAGTGA
- the thrS gene encoding threonine--tRNA ligase: protein MQIEIQNGAHTFEDGMNALDIAKQVDKELYKAAVAAKVNGEVRSLVEPVPDGAKLEILTFSDEEGRRVFRHTASHVLAQAVKRLFPQAKLAIGPAIENGFYYDFDVETPFTAQDLSALEKEMQRIVKKNERLERFELPREEARKFMEEKGEPYKVELIDDLPEDAVISFYRQGDFTDLCAGPHLPSTGKIKAVKLTQVAGAYWRGSEKNKMLQRIYGTAFDTKEALDAYVKQVEEARSRDHNKLGREMEFFTTVDYIGQGLPILLPKGARVIQLLQRWVEDEEQRRGYLLTKTPLMAKRELYKISGHWDHYLDGMFVLGDPNDETKECFALRPMTCPFQYQVFLNRMRSYRDLPMRLGETSTLFRNEDSGEMHGLIRVRQFTISEGHLILRPDQLEEEFKGCLDLANYMLDTLGLKEDCTYRFSQWDPQNPKNKYEGTAEQWETAQSTMEQILKDLGVEYTVGIDEAAFYGPKLDIQCKNVFGKEDTLITIQIDMLLAERFGMEYVDADGQKKYPYIIHRTSVGCYERTLALLIEKYAGALPVWLAPTQVKVLTITDRADAWAKEIQRELESRGMRVETDLRNEKIGFKIREAQMEKTPYMLVLGDKEVEERKAAVRSRKDGDLGAMALADVITRLEEEIRTKAR, encoded by the coding sequence ATGCAGATTGAAATTCAGAACGGCGCGCACACGTTTGAGGACGGCATGAACGCGCTGGACATCGCAAAGCAGGTGGACAAGGAGCTGTACAAGGCGGCGGTCGCCGCGAAGGTGAACGGCGAGGTGCGCTCCCTCGTGGAGCCCGTGCCGGACGGCGCGAAGCTCGAGATTCTGACGTTTTCGGACGAGGAGGGCAGGCGGGTTTTTCGTCACACGGCCTCGCACGTGCTGGCGCAGGCGGTAAAGCGCCTGTTTCCGCAGGCGAAGCTGGCCATCGGCCCGGCGATTGAAAACGGCTTTTACTACGACTTCGACGTAGAGACGCCCTTTACGGCGCAGGATCTATCGGCGCTGGAGAAGGAGATGCAGCGCATCGTCAAGAAGAACGAGCGTCTGGAGCGCTTCGAGCTGCCGCGCGAGGAGGCGCGCAAGTTCATGGAGGAAAAGGGCGAGCCCTACAAGGTGGAGCTCATCGACGACCTGCCGGAGGACGCGGTCATTTCCTTTTACCGCCAGGGCGACTTTACCGACCTGTGCGCGGGCCCGCACCTGCCCTCGACCGGCAAGATCAAGGCGGTGAAGCTCACGCAGGTCGCGGGCGCGTACTGGCGGGGCAGCGAAAAAAACAAGATGCTGCAGCGCATTTACGGCACGGCCTTCGACACGAAGGAAGCGCTGGACGCCTATGTCAAGCAGGTGGAAGAGGCGAGAAGCCGCGACCACAACAAGCTGGGCCGCGAGATGGAGTTCTTTACGACCGTCGATTATATTGGCCAGGGCCTGCCGATCCTGCTGCCCAAGGGCGCGCGCGTCATTCAGCTGCTGCAGCGCTGGGTAGAGGACGAGGAACAGCGCCGCGGCTACCTGCTGACCAAGACGCCGCTGATGGCCAAGCGCGAGCTGTACAAGATTTCCGGCCACTGGGATCACTACCTGGACGGCATGTTCGTGCTGGGCGACCCGAACGACGAGACGAAGGAGTGCTTCGCGCTTCGCCCGATGACCTGCCCGTTCCAGTATCAGGTGTTCCTCAACCGGATGCGTTCCTATCGCGACCTGCCGATGCGTCTGGGCGAAACGTCCACGCTCTTTCGCAACGAAGATTCGGGTGAAATGCACGGCCTGATCCGCGTGCGTCAGTTCACGATCTCCGAAGGCCACCTCATCCTGCGGCCGGATCAGCTGGAGGAGGAGTTCAAGGGCTGTCTGGATCTGGCGAACTACATGCTCGACACGCTGGGCCTCAAGGAGGACTGCACCTACCGCTTCTCGCAGTGGGATCCGCAGAACCCGAAGAACAAGTACGAGGGAACGGCCGAGCAGTGGGAGACGGCCCAAAGCACGATGGAGCAGATTTTGAAGGACCTTGGCGTCGAGTATACCGTCGGCATCGACGAGGCGGCGTTCTACGGCCCGAAGCTCGACATTCAGTGCAAGAACGTGTTCGGCAAGGAGGATACGCTCATCACCATTCAAATTGACATGCTGCTGGCCGAACGCTTTGGCATGGAGTACGTTGACGCGGATGGACAGAAGAAGTATCCTTATATCATCCACAGAACGTCCGTGGGCTGCTACGAGCGCACGCTTGCACTGCTGATCGAGAAGTACGCGGGCGCGCTGCCCGTATGGCTTGCCCCCACACAGGTGAAGGTGCTCACCATCACCGACCGCGCGGACGCCTGGGCCAAGGAGATCCAGCGCGAATTGGAGAGCCGCGGCATGCGCGTGGAAACGGATCTTCGCAACGAAAAGATCGGGTTCAAGATTCGCGAAGCGCAGATGGAGAAGACGCCGTACATGTTGGTGCTCGGCGACAAGGAAGTGGAAGAGCGTAAGGCCGCAGTGCGCAGCCGCAAGGACGGAGACCTGGGTGCGATGGCGCTTGCGGACGTAATTACGCGCCTGGAGGAAGAAATCCGGACAAAAGCCCGATAA